Proteins encoded by one window of Streptomyces clavuligerus:
- a CDS encoding SDR family oxidoreductase: MSGQDIRERRVRTGGIELSVAERGDPDRPTIVLVHGYPDSKAVWSPVAERLADRFHVVAYDVRGHGRSTAPRPLRGGFTLEKLTDDFLAVADAVSPGRPVHLVGHDWGSVQSWEFVTVERAAARIASFTSLCGPSLDHAAHWFRARLSRPTPRGLSQVVEQGVRSWYVGFFHTPVLPELLVRGPVGSRWVARLERVEKVPDGDRPAGSLRRDALHGLWLYRDNIRARARRPRTDAVTGVPVQVITPTGDPFLSGHIHDDLERWAPRLTRRTLRARHWCPRSRPDQLSSWIADFVLEQEAAGAAGAADTAGVPGAGAAATAAAGTAGTAGTAGGLRGVLRTLRRGARPVRGTARGPVAEEAGSRKAVAARAAGRDRCAERFGGQLVLVTGAASGIGRATALAFAAAGARVVLVDRDAEGAAAAAGAARRAGAPAAWAEAVDVADAEAMEKLAERVAREYGVVDVLVNNAGIAVAGSFLDTGAEDWRRVIDVNLWGVVHGCRLFARQMADRGQGGHIVTIASAAGYQPSRILPAYSTSKAAVLMLSQCLRAELAGRGIGVTAVCPGIVRTNITATTRFTGVDAAEEQRLRDQVTRRYQMRGFPPEKVADAVLRAVLENRAVVPVTPEAHGLLALSRISPKAIRALARLTPPR; this comes from the coding sequence GTGAGTGGGCAGGACATACGGGAACGCCGGGTCCGTACGGGCGGAATCGAACTCAGCGTCGCCGAGCGGGGAGACCCCGACCGGCCCACGATCGTGCTGGTGCACGGCTATCCCGACAGCAAGGCGGTGTGGTCGCCGGTCGCCGAGCGACTGGCCGACCGTTTCCATGTGGTGGCGTACGACGTGCGCGGCCATGGCCGGTCGACGGCTCCCCGGCCGCTGCGCGGGGGTTTCACGCTGGAGAAGCTGACGGACGACTTCCTCGCCGTCGCCGACGCGGTGAGCCCCGGCCGTCCGGTCCACCTGGTGGGCCACGACTGGGGTTCGGTGCAGTCGTGGGAGTTCGTGACGGTGGAGCGCGCCGCGGCGCGGATCGCCTCGTTCACCTCGCTGTGCGGCCCGTCCCTGGACCACGCCGCGCACTGGTTCAGGGCGCGGCTGTCCCGGCCCACGCCCCGGGGGCTCTCCCAGGTCGTGGAACAGGGGGTGCGGTCGTGGTACGTGGGGTTCTTCCACACCCCGGTCCTGCCCGAGCTGCTGGTGCGGGGGCCGGTGGGCAGCCGCTGGGTCGCGCGGCTGGAGCGGGTGGAGAAGGTGCCCGACGGTGACCGTCCGGCGGGTTCGCTGCGGCGGGACGCCCTGCACGGGCTCTGGCTCTACCGCGACAACATCCGGGCCCGGGCGCGGCGTCCGCGTACCGACGCCGTGACCGGGGTCCCCGTCCAGGTGATCACTCCGACCGGCGATCCCTTTCTCTCCGGGCACATCCACGACGACCTGGAGCGCTGGGCGCCGCGGCTGACCCGCCGCACGCTGCGGGCCCGGCACTGGTGCCCGCGCAGCAGGCCCGATCAGCTCTCGTCCTGGATCGCCGATTTCGTCCTGGAGCAGGAGGCGGCCGGTGCCGCCGGGGCGGCGGACACGGCGGGGGTGCCCGGGGCCGGTGCCGCCGCGACCGCCGCGGCGGGGACGGCGGGGACGGCGGGGACGGCGGGGGGACTTCGGGGCGTGCTGCGGACCCTGCGCCGGGGCGCGCGTCCGGTGCGGGGAACCGCCCGGGGTCCGGTGGCCGAGGAAGCGGGTTCCCGGAAGGCGGTGGCGGCCCGGGCGGCGGGCCGTGACCGCTGCGCGGAGCGGTTCGGCGGGCAGCTCGTCCTGGTGACGGGGGCGGCGAGCGGGATCGGGCGGGCGACGGCCCTCGCGTTCGCCGCGGCGGGCGCACGGGTCGTCCTCGTGGACCGGGACGCGGAGGGCGCCGCCGCCGCTGCCGGGGCGGCCCGGCGGGCGGGGGCGCCCGCGGCCTGGGCGGAGGCCGTGGACGTGGCCGACGCGGAGGCGATGGAGAAGCTCGCGGAGCGGGTCGCCCGCGAGTACGGCGTGGTGGACGTCCTCGTCAACAACGCGGGCATAGCCGTCGCCGGGTCCTTCCTGGACACCGGTGCCGAGGACTGGCGGCGGGTCATCGACGTCAACCTCTGGGGGGTCGTCCACGGGTGCCGGCTCTTCGCCCGGCAGATGGCCGACCGCGGACAGGGCGGCCATATCGTCACCATCGCCTCGGCCGCCGGGTACCAGCCCTCGCGGATTCTGCCCGCCTACAGCACGTCGAAGGCGGCCGTCCTCATGCTCAGCCAGTGTCTGCGGGCCGAGCTGGCGGGCCGGGGCATCGGCGTCACGGCGGTGTGCCCCGGGATCGTCCGGACGAACATCACGGCCACCACCCGGTTCACCGGGGTGGACGCGGCCGAGGAGCAACGGCTCCGGGACCAGGTCACCCGGCGCTACCAGATGCGCGGCTTCCCGCCGGAGAAGGTGGCCGACGCGGTGCTGCGGGCCGTGCTGGAGAACCGGGCGGTGGTCCCGGTGACGCCGGAGGCGCACGGGCTGCTGGCGCTGTCCCGGATCTCCCCGAAGGCGATCCGCGCCCTGGCCCGGCTGACCCCGCCCCGCTGA
- a CDS encoding ABC transporter ATP-binding protein: protein MIVTERLSMRFPRVTALDRLSLDIGPGVTGLVGSNGAGKSTLIKILLGLTPATEGRASVLGLDVATRGGEIRERVGYMPEHDCLPPDVSATEFVVHMARMSGLPPTAARERTADTLRHVGLYEERYRPIGGYSTGMKQRVKLAQALVHDPRLVFLDEPTNGLDPVGRDEMLGLIRRIHTDFGISVLVTSHLLGELERTCDHVVVIDGGSLLRSSSTSEFTRTTTTLAVEVTDSDEHPDGTAALRERLTAAGAVFQRATEEGLPGAGHILLVEAAGEETYDLVRDTVAELGLGLVRMEQRRHHIAEVFRPEAAEHGAEQPTEGQPR from the coding sequence GTGATCGTGACCGAACGCCTGAGTATGCGGTTCCCCCGAGTGACCGCGCTCGACCGGCTCTCCTTGGACATCGGACCGGGTGTGACCGGGCTCGTGGGTTCCAACGGGGCCGGCAAATCGACCCTGATCAAGATCCTGCTGGGGCTCACACCCGCCACGGAGGGCCGGGCCTCGGTGCTCGGGCTCGACGTCGCGACCCGAGGCGGCGAGATCCGTGAACGTGTCGGCTACATGCCCGAGCACGACTGTCTGCCACCCGACGTCTCCGCCACCGAGTTCGTCGTGCACATGGCCCGCATGTCGGGCCTGCCGCCGACGGCCGCCCGCGAACGCACCGCGGACACCCTGCGCCACGTCGGTCTGTACGAGGAGCGCTACCGCCCCATCGGCGGCTACTCGACCGGTATGAAGCAGCGGGTGAAGCTGGCCCAGGCCCTCGTCCACGACCCCCGGCTGGTCTTCCTCGACGAGCCCACCAACGGCCTCGACCCGGTCGGCCGGGACGAGATGCTCGGCCTGATCCGCCGCATCCACACCGACTTCGGCATCTCCGTCCTCGTCACCTCCCACCTCCTGGGCGAACTCGAACGCACCTGCGACCACGTCGTCGTCATCGACGGCGGCTCCCTGCTGCGCTCCAGCTCCACCAGCGAGTTCACCCGCACCACCACGACCCTCGCGGTCGAGGTGACCGACAGCGACGAGCACCCCGACGGCACCGCCGCCCTCCGGGAGCGGCTGACCGCCGCCGGGGCCGTCTTCCAGCGGGCGACCGAGGAAGGACTGCCCGGGGCCGGGCACATCCTCCTCGTCGAGGCCGCGGGAGAGGAGACCTACGACCTGGTGCGCGACACCGTCGCCGAGCTTGGCCTCGGACTCGTCCGCATGGAACAGCGGCGTCACCACATAGCCGAGGTGTTCCGCCCGGAGGCGGCGGAGCACGGCGCCGAGCAGCCGACGGAGGGACAGCCCCGATGA
- a CDS encoding ABC transporter permease has product MSTQTPGPVPEATRIHNIGYRDYEGRRLGRSYARRSLFAQSLRGAYGLGRSAKSKVMPMTLAAIMVLPAAIVVAVAVATEAKALPIEYTGYAMALQPVIWLYLASQAPQSVSRDLRFRTVPLYFSRPIERVDYVAAKYGAMVSALLIFTTVPLIVLYLGALLAKMDFADQTAGFGQGLVGVVLLSLLFGGIGLVLAALTPRRGFGVAAIIATLVTTSMAVSVVQLIADSSGSTAAIQWLGLFSPSSLISGFQDVFLGASSDIRGAEPSTAVGLLYLLVILGLSAGSYAALMRRYAKAGL; this is encoded by the coding sequence ATGAGCACCCAGACCCCCGGGCCGGTCCCCGAGGCCACCCGGATCCACAACATCGGATACCGCGACTACGAGGGCCGCAGGCTCGGCCGCTCCTACGCGCGCCGCTCGCTCTTCGCCCAGTCGCTGCGCGGCGCCTACGGCCTCGGCCGCTCGGCCAAGTCCAAGGTCATGCCCATGACCCTCGCCGCGATCATGGTGCTGCCCGCCGCGATCGTCGTCGCGGTCGCCGTCGCCACCGAAGCCAAGGCCCTGCCCATCGAATACACCGGCTACGCGATGGCGCTCCAGCCGGTGATCTGGCTCTACCTGGCCTCCCAGGCACCCCAGTCCGTCTCCCGCGACCTGCGGTTCCGCACCGTGCCGCTGTACTTCTCCCGCCCCATCGAACGGGTCGACTACGTCGCCGCGAAGTACGGGGCGATGGTCTCGGCGCTGCTCATCTTCACCACCGTGCCCCTGATCGTCCTCTACCTCGGAGCACTGCTCGCCAAAATGGACTTCGCCGACCAGACCGCGGGATTCGGCCAGGGCCTGGTCGGAGTCGTGCTGCTCTCGCTGCTGTTCGGAGGCATCGGCCTGGTACTGGCCGCCCTCACCCCGCGCCGCGGCTTCGGCGTGGCCGCGATCATCGCCACCCTCGTCACCACCTCGATGGCCGTCAGCGTGGTGCAACTGATAGCCGACTCCTCCGGCTCGACCGCCGCCATCCAGTGGCTCGGCCTGTTCTCGCCGTCCAGCCTGATCTCCGGATTCCAGGATGTGTTCCTGGGCGCCTCGTCGGACATCCGCGGAGCGGAGCCGAGCACCGCCGTCGGACTGCTCTATCTGCTGGTCATCCTCGGGCTCAGCGCCGGCTCCTACGCCGCCCTGATGCGCCGCTACGCCAAGGCCGGGCTGTGA
- a CDS encoding ABC transporter ATP-binding protein — MSTLSIDHTSRWFGNVVAVNDVTMTIGPGVTGLLGPNGAGKSTLINMMGGFLAPSTGSVTLDGQQIWRNESVYREIGVVPEREAMYDFLTGREFVVANAELHGLGAKEAQTALATVEMEYAQDRKISTYSKGMRQRVKMASALVHSPSVLLLDEPFNGMDPRQRMQLMELLRRMGAEGRTVLFSSHILEEVEQLASHIEVIVAGRHAASGDFRRIRRLMKDRPHRYQVRSSDDRALAAALISDPSTAGIEVDLAEGGLRIQAVDFGRFTQLLPQVARANGIRLLTVSPSDESLESVFSYLVTA, encoded by the coding sequence ATGAGCACTCTCTCGATCGACCACACCTCACGGTGGTTCGGCAATGTCGTGGCCGTCAACGACGTCACCATGACCATCGGCCCCGGGGTCACCGGACTCCTCGGACCCAACGGCGCGGGCAAGTCCACCCTCATCAATATGATGGGCGGCTTCCTCGCCCCCTCGACCGGCAGCGTCACCCTCGACGGCCAGCAGATCTGGCGCAACGAGTCCGTGTACCGCGAGATCGGCGTGGTGCCCGAGCGGGAGGCGATGTACGACTTCCTCACCGGCCGCGAGTTCGTCGTCGCCAACGCGGAACTGCACGGACTCGGCGCCAAGGAGGCCCAGACGGCACTGGCCACGGTCGAGATGGAGTACGCGCAGGATCGCAAGATCTCGACCTACAGCAAGGGCATGCGCCAGCGGGTGAAGATGGCGTCCGCCCTGGTGCACAGCCCCTCGGTGCTCCTGCTCGACGAGCCCTTCAACGGGATGGACCCCCGCCAGCGGATGCAGCTCATGGAACTGCTGCGGCGGATGGGAGCCGAGGGCCGCACGGTGCTCTTCTCCTCGCACATCCTGGAGGAGGTCGAACAGCTCGCCTCGCACATCGAGGTCATCGTGGCCGGACGGCACGCCGCGTCCGGCGACTTCCGCAGGATTCGCCGGCTGATGAAGGACCGCCCGCACCGCTACCAGGTGCGCTCCAGCGACGACCGCGCCCTGGCCGCCGCCCTGATCTCCGACCCCTCCACGGCCGGGATCGAGGTGGACCTCGCCGAGGGCGGGCTGCGGATTCAGGCCGTCGACTTCGGCCGCTTCACCCAGCTCCTGCCGCAGGTCGCCCGGGCGAACGGAATCCGGCTGCTCACGGTCTCGCCCTCGGACGAGTCCCTGGAATCCGTCTTCTCCTACCTCGTAACGGCCTGA
- a CDS encoding ABC transporter permease, giving the protein MYDPTVARLTYRAVLGRRRAAILFVLPALLLVIATAVRFFHGADDQVADQILGQFALATMVPLIGVIAGTGAIGPEIDDGSIVYLLAKPVKRPTIILTKLTVAIAVTMVFSAVPTLIAGYILNGNGQQIAIAYTVAALVASIAYSALFLLIGTVSRNAVVIGLIYALIWESLFGSLVPGARTLSVLQWALAVAERIGTEGVISSEVGLPVAVVLLAGLTVAATWYAGQRLRVLKLAGDE; this is encoded by the coding sequence ATGTATGACCCCACCGTCGCCCGGCTCACCTACCGGGCCGTGCTCGGCCGCCGCCGGGCGGCCATCCTCTTCGTCCTGCCCGCGCTGCTGCTGGTGATCGCCACCGCGGTCCGTTTCTTCCACGGCGCGGACGACCAGGTCGCCGATCAGATCCTCGGGCAGTTCGCCCTCGCCACCATGGTGCCGCTGATCGGTGTGATCGCCGGGACCGGGGCGATCGGCCCCGAGATCGACGACGGCTCGATCGTCTATCTGCTCGCCAAGCCGGTGAAGCGGCCGACGATCATCCTGACCAAGCTGACGGTCGCGATAGCCGTCACGATGGTGTTCTCGGCCGTTCCCACGCTGATCGCCGGATACATCCTCAACGGCAACGGCCAGCAGATAGCCATCGCCTACACCGTGGCCGCGCTGGTCGCCTCGATCGCGTACAGCGCCCTTTTCCTGCTGATCGGAACGGTCAGCCGCAACGCCGTTGTCATCGGCCTCATCTACGCCCTGATCTGGGAGTCCCTCTTCGGGAGCCTGGTCCCGGGGGCCCGCACGCTGAGTGTGTTGCAGTGGGCGCTCGCCGTGGCCGAACGGATCGGTACCGAAGGAGTGATCAGCTCCGAGGTGGGGCTGCCGGTCGCGGTCGTCCTGCTCGCCGGGCTCACGGTGGCCGCCACCTGGTACGCGGGGCAGCGGCTGCGGGTGCTCAAGCTGGCGGGGGATGAGTGA
- a CDS encoding helix-turn-helix domain-containing protein translates to MQDDDLSYSLSPLETFGIDVRSMRTGRKITLDALGKAVGYSAAYVSKVERALLVPSERFAVGCDRAFGTGTMLARQRVRAVEGDDPTWFEPYTEQERKAVRILNYSTLFVPGLFQTPEYARAVYRASVPRLTAAAIEARLVARMRRHEVLERENPPELWVVLYEACLRTCVGSREVMAAQLDRLLQEAEAPNVTLQLVPSDVVPASSAAFTLLVFDGSHTVLHVEGPQGGRPLETPRIVKRALAIFDRLRAEALGHDASVARIREIHKEYAP, encoded by the coding sequence ATGCAAGACGACGATCTCTCGTATTCTTTGAGTCCGCTTGAGACATTCGGGATTGACGTCAGAAGCATGCGGACGGGCCGCAAGATCACCTTGGACGCCCTGGGGAAGGCCGTCGGATATTCGGCGGCCTATGTCTCCAAGGTCGAGCGGGCGCTGCTTGTTCCCAGTGAGCGGTTCGCGGTGGGGTGCGATCGGGCGTTCGGAACGGGAACGATGCTCGCCCGGCAGCGCGTTCGCGCGGTGGAGGGGGACGATCCCACGTGGTTCGAGCCGTACACCGAGCAGGAACGCAAGGCCGTTCGGATTCTCAACTACTCGACGTTATTTGTGCCGGGGCTGTTCCAGACGCCGGAGTACGCCCGTGCGGTGTATCGGGCGAGTGTGCCACGGCTCACGGCGGCCGCCATCGAAGCCCGATTGGTTGCCCGAATGCGCCGCCATGAAGTGCTGGAACGGGAGAACCCTCCCGAGCTGTGGGTGGTCCTCTACGAGGCGTGCCTGCGTACGTGCGTGGGCTCCCGGGAGGTGATGGCCGCCCAGCTCGACCGTCTGCTCCAGGAGGCGGAGGCGCCGAACGTCACCCTTCAGCTCGTCCCCTCCGATGTGGTCCCGGCGTCCAGCGCTGCCTTTACGTTGCTGGTCTTCGACGGCTCACATACCGTGCTGCATGTCGAAGGGCCGCAGGGAGGCCGCCCGTTGGAGACGCCGAGGATAGTGAAGAGGGCATTGGCGATCTTTGATCGTCTGCGGGCGGAGGCCCTGGGGCATGATGCATCTGTCGCCCGCATTCGAGAGATTCACAAGGAGTACGCGCCATGA
- a CDS encoding DUF397 domain-containing protein, translated as MTSEFDAKTAEWVKSSHSGPEGGECVEWAPSYASAHGVVPVRDSKQSDGPVLMVSAAAFTGLVTIARGVEQ; from the coding sequence ATGACTTCCGAGTTCGACGCGAAGACCGCTGAGTGGGTCAAGAGCAGCCACAGTGGCCCCGAGGGTGGCGAATGCGTGGAGTGGGCGCCGTCGTACGCGTCCGCGCACGGTGTCGTCCCCGTCCGTGACAGCAAGCAGAGCGACGGTCCTGTCCTGATGGTGTCCGCCGCCGCCTTCACCGGGCTGGTGACCATAGCCCGGGGAGTTGAGCAGTAG
- a CDS encoding DUF397 domain-containing protein has product MASEFDPRIAVWVKSTHSGPDGGECVEWAPSYASVHGVVPVRDSKRSDGPVLMVSAAAFTGLVTIARGPICR; this is encoded by the coding sequence ATGGCCTCTGAGTTCGACCCGAGGATCGCTGTATGGGTCAAGAGCACCCACAGCGGACCCGATGGGGGTGAGTGCGTGGAGTGGGCGCCGTCGTACGCGTCCGTACACGGTGTCGTCCCCGTCCGTGACAGCAAGCGGAGTGATGGGCCCGTTCTCATGGTGTCCGCCGCCGCGTTCACCGGGCTGGTGACCATAGCCCGGGGGCCGATCTGTAGGTGA